The following proteins are encoded in a genomic region of Cricetulus griseus strain 17A/GY chromosome 7, alternate assembly CriGri-PICRH-1.0, whole genome shotgun sequence:
- the Tmc6 gene encoding transmembrane channel-like protein 6 isoform X5, whose translation MEEDEKRSLLVKELQGLSMAQRDHMIRNMPLSLGEKRWLREKSWSPKGKQQGQKGRGGTFSCSRLRYSCILALHSLGLVLLSGLYAARPWRYALKQIGGQFGSSVLSYFLFLKTLLAFNALMLLPLLAFLVGVQAAFPPDPSGLVPTFSGLELLTGRGCFTHTVMYYGYYSNTTLSQSCASPRETGQDSLPYNMPLAYLFTVGAAFFITCITLVYSMSHSFGESYRVGSTKGIHALTVFCSWDYKVTQKRASRVQQDSICTQLKELLAEWQLRERPQSACGQLWQAAMLGLGWLLCLGTTMGCAAAVLTFSEVMIQRPDADGQGVELLALPLVVSVLNLGASYLFRGLATLERHDSPVLEVYMAICRSLILKMAVLGVLCYHWLGRRVAKLQAPCWEDFVGQELYRFLVVDFIFTLLDSLFGELVWRLISEKKLKRQKPEFDIARNVLDLIYGQTLTWLGVLFSPLLPAVQMLRLLLLFYVKKASLMANCQAPRRPWLASHMSTVFLTLLCFPSFLGAAVFLCYAVWQVKPSSTCGPFRTLNTMYEAGTVWVHRLERAGSGASWLPWLHHFLVENTFFLFLVSALLLRARTRSSSSTSFTLFTRRGSGGADRIYLHSLGWPWVQRSSCQVLGSKARATRPDLPFPQLFLILIKWVLQHGFVFWNELATVPARCLGPTRPSTEPSGPRAWLCPG comes from the exons ATGGAGGAGGATG AGAAGCGGAGCCTGCTAGTGAAGGAGCTTCAAGGTCTGTCAATGGCCCAGCGAGACCACATGATCCGGAACATGCCCTTGAGCCTGGGTGAGAAGCGCTGGCTTCG AGAGAAAAGCTGGAGTCCAAAGGGAAAGCAACAGGGCCAGAAGGGCCGAGGTGGGACCTTCTCCTGCAGCAGACTCAGATACAGCTGCATTCTG GCTCTGCACAGCCTGGGACTGGTGTTGCTTTCAGGACTGTATGCAGCCAGGCCGTGGCGCTATGCTCTGAAGCAGATTGGCGGCCAGTTTGGTTCCAGTGTCCtctcctacttcctcttcctCAAGACCCTGTTGGCCTTCAATGCGCTGATGTTGCTGCCTCTGCTGGCCTTCCTCGTGGGTGTGCAGGCTGCCTTCCCACCTGACCCATCCGGCCTGGTCCCTACCTTCTCTGGTCTAGAACTCCTCACAGGCAGG GGCTGTTTCACACACACCGTCATGTACTACGGTTACTACAGCAACACCACGCTGAGCCAGTCATGCGCCTCCCCTCGAGAAACTGGCCAGGACAGCCTGCCCTATAACATGCCGCTGGCCTACCTCTTCACGGTGGGCGCCGCCTTCTTCATTACCTGCATCACTCTGGTGTACAG CATGTCCCACTCCTTTGGGGAGAGCTACCGGGTTGGCAGCACCAAAGGCATCCATGCTCTTACGGTCTTCTGCTCCTGGGACTACAAGGTGACTCAGAAGCGGGCCTCCCGTGTCCAGCAGGACAGCATCTGTACTCAGCTGAAG GAGCTGCTGGCTGAATGGCAACTTCGAGAGAGGCCCCAGAGCGCATGTGGGCAGCTGTGGCAGGCTGCCATGCTAGGCCTGGGATGGTTGCTGTGTCTGGGCACCACGATGGGCTGTGCAGCGGCTGTTCTTACCTTCTCAGAGGTCATGATTCAG AGACCGGATGCTGATGGCCAGGGGGTAGAGCTGCTGGCCCTACCCTTGGTGGTCAGTGTCCTTAATCTGGGTGCCTCCTACCTGTTCCGTGGTCTGGCCACTCTGGAGAGGCATGACTCCCCCGTGTTGGAAGTATACATGGCCATCTGTAG GAGTCTCATCCTGAAGATGGCTGTCCTGGGTGTGCTTTGTTATCACTGGCTGGGCCGCAGGGTGGCCAAGCTGCAGGCCCCGTGCTGGGAGGACTTTGTGGGCCAGGAACTGTACCGCTTTCTGGTTGTGGATTTCATCTTCACGCTCTTGGATTCCCTTTTTGGGGAGCTGGTATGGAG GCTCATCTCTGAGAAGAAGCTGAAGAGGCAGAAGCCTGAGTTTGACATTGCTCGGAATGTTCTGGACCTGATTTATGGGCAGACTCTGACTTG GCTGGGTGTCCTGTTCTCACCGCTCCTGCCTGCTGTGCAAATGCTCAGGCTGCTGCTCCTGTTCTATGTCAAGAAG GCAAGCCTGATGGCCAACTGCCAGGCTCCTCGCCGCCCCTGGCTGGCGTCACACATGAGCACCGTCTTCCTCACGCTGCTCTGCTTCCCGTCATTCCTGGGCGCCGCTGTTTTCCTCTGCTATGCTGTCTGGCA GGTGAAACCCTCAAGCACTTGTGGCCCCTTCAGGACTCTGAACACCATGTACGAGGCAGGCACCGTCTGGGTGCATCGTCTGGAGCGTGCCGGCTCTGGGGCCTCCTGGCTGCCCTGGCTGCACCACTTCCTGGTGGAGAacaccttcttccttttcctggtGTCAGCCTTGCTGCT GAGGGCGAGGACAAGGTCTTCCTCATCAACAAGCTTCACTCTGTTTACGAGGCGGGGGAGCGGAGGCGCAG acaggatctatttacacagccttggctggccttgggttcagagatcttcctgccaagtactgggatcaaaggcacgtgccaccaggCCCGACCTTCcctttccccaactttttttaATTCTGATTAAATGGGTTTTGCAACATGGGTTTGTGTTTTGGAATGAGCTTGCAACTGTTCCTGCCAGGTGCTTGGGGCCCACTAGGCCTTCCACGGAACCCTCAGGGCCAAGGGCCTGGCTGTGCCCAGGGTGA
- the Tmc6 gene encoding transmembrane channel-like protein 6 isoform X3, translating to MAQPAALVLEVPEAAGDADLELSPCEESDVHDSFHRLIQEQSLRVAEEGLELLPRGAAGRGRQTLPRPAGAPVHSSATLRVLASMPSRTIGRSRGAIISQYYNRTVRLRRRRNSRPLLGNVVRSARPSLRLYDLELDHTVMEEDEKRSLLVKELQGLSMAQRDHMIRNMPLSLGEKRWLREKSWSPKGKQQGQKGRGGTFSCSRLRYSCILALHSLGLVLLSGLYAARPWRYALKQIGGQFGSSVLSYFLFLKTLLAFNALMLLPLLAFLVGVQAAFPPDPSGLVPTFSGLELLTGRGCFTHTVMYYGYYSNTTLSQSCASPRETGQDSLPYNMPLAYLFTVGAAFFITCITLVYSMSHSFGESYRVGSTKGIHALTVFCSWDYKVTQKRASRVQQDSICTQLKELLAEWQLRERPQSACGQLWQAAMLGLGWLLCLGTTMGCAAAVLTFSEVMIQRPDADGQGVELLALPLVVSVLNLGASYLFRGLATLERHDSPVLEVYMAICRSLILKMAVLGVLCYHWLGRRVAKLQAPCWEDFVGQELYRFLVVDFIFTLLDSLFGELVWRLISEKKLKRQKPEFDIARNVLDLIYGQTLTWLGVLFSPLLPAVQMLRLLLLFYVKKASLMANCQAPRRPWLASHMSTVFLTLLCFPSFLGAAVFLCYAVWQVKPSSTCGPFRTLNTMYEAGTVWVHRLERAGSGASWLPWLHHFLVENTFFLFLVSALLLRARTRSSSSTSFTLFTRRGSGGADRIYLHSLGWPWVQRSSCQVLGSKARATRPDLPFPQLFLILIKWVLQHGFVFWNELATVPARCLGPTRPSTEPSGPRAWLCPG from the exons ATGGCGCAGCCCGCGGCTTTAGTCCTCGAAGTCCCGGAGGCCGCAGGGGACGCAGA CCTGGAGCTCAGCCCTTGCGAGGAGAGCGACGTGCACGACTCCTTCCACCGCCTCATTCAGGAGCAGAGCCTGCGGGTGGCCGAGGAGGGGCTGGAGCTGCTGCCCCGGGGGGCTGCAG GCAGAGGCCGCCAGACCCTCCCGAGGCCCGCAGGTGCCCCGGTCCACAGCTCGGCCACTCTCCGCGTCCTGGCCAGCATGCCGAGCCGCACCATCG GTCGCAGCCGAGGGGCCATCATCTCCCAGTACTACAACCGCACAGTGAGGCTCCGTCGGCGCAGGAACAGCCGGCCCCTGCTGGGGAATGTGGTCCGCTCTGCCCGTCCCAGCCTTCGTCTGTATGACCTGGAGCTGGACCACACCGTCATGGAGGAGGATG AGAAGCGGAGCCTGCTAGTGAAGGAGCTTCAAGGTCTGTCAATGGCCCAGCGAGACCACATGATCCGGAACATGCCCTTGAGCCTGGGTGAGAAGCGCTGGCTTCG AGAGAAAAGCTGGAGTCCAAAGGGAAAGCAACAGGGCCAGAAGGGCCGAGGTGGGACCTTCTCCTGCAGCAGACTCAGATACAGCTGCATTCTG GCTCTGCACAGCCTGGGACTGGTGTTGCTTTCAGGACTGTATGCAGCCAGGCCGTGGCGCTATGCTCTGAAGCAGATTGGCGGCCAGTTTGGTTCCAGTGTCCtctcctacttcctcttcctCAAGACCCTGTTGGCCTTCAATGCGCTGATGTTGCTGCCTCTGCTGGCCTTCCTCGTGGGTGTGCAGGCTGCCTTCCCACCTGACCCATCCGGCCTGGTCCCTACCTTCTCTGGTCTAGAACTCCTCACAGGCAGG GGCTGTTTCACACACACCGTCATGTACTACGGTTACTACAGCAACACCACGCTGAGCCAGTCATGCGCCTCCCCTCGAGAAACTGGCCAGGACAGCCTGCCCTATAACATGCCGCTGGCCTACCTCTTCACGGTGGGCGCCGCCTTCTTCATTACCTGCATCACTCTGGTGTACAG CATGTCCCACTCCTTTGGGGAGAGCTACCGGGTTGGCAGCACCAAAGGCATCCATGCTCTTACGGTCTTCTGCTCCTGGGACTACAAGGTGACTCAGAAGCGGGCCTCCCGTGTCCAGCAGGACAGCATCTGTACTCAGCTGAAG GAGCTGCTGGCTGAATGGCAACTTCGAGAGAGGCCCCAGAGCGCATGTGGGCAGCTGTGGCAGGCTGCCATGCTAGGCCTGGGATGGTTGCTGTGTCTGGGCACCACGATGGGCTGTGCAGCGGCTGTTCTTACCTTCTCAGAGGTCATGATTCAG AGACCGGATGCTGATGGCCAGGGGGTAGAGCTGCTGGCCCTACCCTTGGTGGTCAGTGTCCTTAATCTGGGTGCCTCCTACCTGTTCCGTGGTCTGGCCACTCTGGAGAGGCATGACTCCCCCGTGTTGGAAGTATACATGGCCATCTGTAG GAGTCTCATCCTGAAGATGGCTGTCCTGGGTGTGCTTTGTTATCACTGGCTGGGCCGCAGGGTGGCCAAGCTGCAGGCCCCGTGCTGGGAGGACTTTGTGGGCCAGGAACTGTACCGCTTTCTGGTTGTGGATTTCATCTTCACGCTCTTGGATTCCCTTTTTGGGGAGCTGGTATGGAG GCTCATCTCTGAGAAGAAGCTGAAGAGGCAGAAGCCTGAGTTTGACATTGCTCGGAATGTTCTGGACCTGATTTATGGGCAGACTCTGACTTG GCTGGGTGTCCTGTTCTCACCGCTCCTGCCTGCTGTGCAAATGCTCAGGCTGCTGCTCCTGTTCTATGTCAAGAAG GCAAGCCTGATGGCCAACTGCCAGGCTCCTCGCCGCCCCTGGCTGGCGTCACACATGAGCACCGTCTTCCTCACGCTGCTCTGCTTCCCGTCATTCCTGGGCGCCGCTGTTTTCCTCTGCTATGCTGTCTGGCA GGTGAAACCCTCAAGCACTTGTGGCCCCTTCAGGACTCTGAACACCATGTACGAGGCAGGCACCGTCTGGGTGCATCGTCTGGAGCGTGCCGGCTCTGGGGCCTCCTGGCTGCCCTGGCTGCACCACTTCCTGGTGGAGAacaccttcttccttttcctggtGTCAGCCTTGCTGCT GAGGGCGAGGACAAGGTCTTCCTCATCAACAAGCTTCACTCTGTTTACGAGGCGGGGGAGCGGAGGCGCAG acaggatctatttacacagccttggctggccttgggttcagagatcttcctgccaagtactgggatcaaaggcacgtgccaccaggCCCGACCTTCcctttccccaactttttttaATTCTGATTAAATGGGTTTTGCAACATGGGTTTGTGTTTTGGAATGAGCTTGCAACTGTTCCTGCCAGGTGCTTGGGGCCCACTAGGCCTTCCACGGAACCCTCAGGGCCAAGGGCCTGGCTGTGCCCAGGGTGA
- the Tmc6 gene encoding transmembrane channel-like protein 6 isoform X1, giving the protein MAQPAALVLEVPEAAGDADLELSPCEESDVHDSFHRLIQEQSLRVAEEGLELLPRGAAGRGRQTLPRPAGAPVHSSATLRVLASMPSRTIGRSRGAIISQYYNRTVRLRRRRNSRPLLGNVVRSARPSLRLYDLELDHTVMEEDEKRSLLVKELQGLSMAQRDHMIRNMPLSLGEKRWLREKSWSPKGKQQGQKGRGGTFSCSRLRYSCILALHSLGLVLLSGLYAARPWRYALKQIGGQFGSSVLSYFLFLKTLLAFNALMLLPLLAFLVGVQAAFPPDPSGLVPTFSGLELLTGRGCFTHTVMYYGYYSNTTLSQSCASPRETGQDSLPYNMPLAYLFTVGAAFFITCITLVYSMSHSFGESYRVGSTKGIHALTVFCSWDYKVTQKRASRVQQDSICTQLKELLAEWQLRERPQSACGQLWQAAMLGLGWLLCLGTTMGCAAAVLTFSEVMIQRPDADGQGVELLALPLVVSVLNLGASYLFRGLATLERHDSPVLEVYMAICRSLILKMAVLGVLCYHWLGRRVAKLQAPCWEDFVGQELYRFLVVDFIFTLLDSLFGELVWRLISEKKLKRQKPEFDIARNVLDLIYGQTLTWLGVLFSPLLPAVQMLRLLLLFYVKKASLMANCQAPRRPWLASHMSTVFLTLLCFPSFLGAAVFLCYAVWQVKPSSTCGPFRTLNTMYEAGTVWVHRLERAGSGASWLPWLHHFLVENTFFLFLVSALLLAVIYLNIQVVKAQRKVICLLKEQIRNEGEDKVFLINKLHSVYEAGERRRRQDLFTQPWLALGSEIFLPSTGIKGTCHQARPSLSPTFFNSD; this is encoded by the exons ATGGCGCAGCCCGCGGCTTTAGTCCTCGAAGTCCCGGAGGCCGCAGGGGACGCAGA CCTGGAGCTCAGCCCTTGCGAGGAGAGCGACGTGCACGACTCCTTCCACCGCCTCATTCAGGAGCAGAGCCTGCGGGTGGCCGAGGAGGGGCTGGAGCTGCTGCCCCGGGGGGCTGCAG GCAGAGGCCGCCAGACCCTCCCGAGGCCCGCAGGTGCCCCGGTCCACAGCTCGGCCACTCTCCGCGTCCTGGCCAGCATGCCGAGCCGCACCATCG GTCGCAGCCGAGGGGCCATCATCTCCCAGTACTACAACCGCACAGTGAGGCTCCGTCGGCGCAGGAACAGCCGGCCCCTGCTGGGGAATGTGGTCCGCTCTGCCCGTCCCAGCCTTCGTCTGTATGACCTGGAGCTGGACCACACCGTCATGGAGGAGGATG AGAAGCGGAGCCTGCTAGTGAAGGAGCTTCAAGGTCTGTCAATGGCCCAGCGAGACCACATGATCCGGAACATGCCCTTGAGCCTGGGTGAGAAGCGCTGGCTTCG AGAGAAAAGCTGGAGTCCAAAGGGAAAGCAACAGGGCCAGAAGGGCCGAGGTGGGACCTTCTCCTGCAGCAGACTCAGATACAGCTGCATTCTG GCTCTGCACAGCCTGGGACTGGTGTTGCTTTCAGGACTGTATGCAGCCAGGCCGTGGCGCTATGCTCTGAAGCAGATTGGCGGCCAGTTTGGTTCCAGTGTCCtctcctacttcctcttcctCAAGACCCTGTTGGCCTTCAATGCGCTGATGTTGCTGCCTCTGCTGGCCTTCCTCGTGGGTGTGCAGGCTGCCTTCCCACCTGACCCATCCGGCCTGGTCCCTACCTTCTCTGGTCTAGAACTCCTCACAGGCAGG GGCTGTTTCACACACACCGTCATGTACTACGGTTACTACAGCAACACCACGCTGAGCCAGTCATGCGCCTCCCCTCGAGAAACTGGCCAGGACAGCCTGCCCTATAACATGCCGCTGGCCTACCTCTTCACGGTGGGCGCCGCCTTCTTCATTACCTGCATCACTCTGGTGTACAG CATGTCCCACTCCTTTGGGGAGAGCTACCGGGTTGGCAGCACCAAAGGCATCCATGCTCTTACGGTCTTCTGCTCCTGGGACTACAAGGTGACTCAGAAGCGGGCCTCCCGTGTCCAGCAGGACAGCATCTGTACTCAGCTGAAG GAGCTGCTGGCTGAATGGCAACTTCGAGAGAGGCCCCAGAGCGCATGTGGGCAGCTGTGGCAGGCTGCCATGCTAGGCCTGGGATGGTTGCTGTGTCTGGGCACCACGATGGGCTGTGCAGCGGCTGTTCTTACCTTCTCAGAGGTCATGATTCAG AGACCGGATGCTGATGGCCAGGGGGTAGAGCTGCTGGCCCTACCCTTGGTGGTCAGTGTCCTTAATCTGGGTGCCTCCTACCTGTTCCGTGGTCTGGCCACTCTGGAGAGGCATGACTCCCCCGTGTTGGAAGTATACATGGCCATCTGTAG GAGTCTCATCCTGAAGATGGCTGTCCTGGGTGTGCTTTGTTATCACTGGCTGGGCCGCAGGGTGGCCAAGCTGCAGGCCCCGTGCTGGGAGGACTTTGTGGGCCAGGAACTGTACCGCTTTCTGGTTGTGGATTTCATCTTCACGCTCTTGGATTCCCTTTTTGGGGAGCTGGTATGGAG GCTCATCTCTGAGAAGAAGCTGAAGAGGCAGAAGCCTGAGTTTGACATTGCTCGGAATGTTCTGGACCTGATTTATGGGCAGACTCTGACTTG GCTGGGTGTCCTGTTCTCACCGCTCCTGCCTGCTGTGCAAATGCTCAGGCTGCTGCTCCTGTTCTATGTCAAGAAG GCAAGCCTGATGGCCAACTGCCAGGCTCCTCGCCGCCCCTGGCTGGCGTCACACATGAGCACCGTCTTCCTCACGCTGCTCTGCTTCCCGTCATTCCTGGGCGCCGCTGTTTTCCTCTGCTATGCTGTCTGGCA GGTGAAACCCTCAAGCACTTGTGGCCCCTTCAGGACTCTGAACACCATGTACGAGGCAGGCACCGTCTGGGTGCATCGTCTGGAGCGTGCCGGCTCTGGGGCCTCCTGGCTGCCCTGGCTGCACCACTTCCTGGTGGAGAacaccttcttccttttcctggtGTCAGCCTTGCTGCT GGCCGTCATCTACCTCAACATCCAGGTGGTGAAAGCGCAGCGAAAGGTCATCTGTCTGCTCAAGGAACAGATCCGGAAT GAGGGCGAGGACAAGGTCTTCCTCATCAACAAGCTTCACTCTGTTTACGAGGCGGGGGAGCGGAGGCGCAG acaggatctatttacacagccttggctggccttgggttcagagatcttcctgccaagtactgggatcaaaggcacgtgccaccaggCCCGACCTTCcctttccccaactttttttaATTCTGATTAA
- the Tmc6 gene encoding transmembrane channel-like protein 6 isoform X2 has translation MAQPAALVLEVPEAAGDADLELSPCEESDVHDSFHRLIQEQSLRVAEEGLELLPRGAAGRGRQTLPRPAGAPVHSSATLRVLASMPSRTIGRSRGAIISQYYNRTVRLRRRRNSRPLLGNVVRSARPSLRLYDLELDHTVMEEDEKRSLLVKELQGLSMAQRDHMIRNMPLSLGEKRWLREKSWSPKGKQQGQKGRGGTFSCSRLRYSCILALHSLGLVLLSGLYAARPWRYALKQIGGQFGSSVLSYFLFLKTLLAFNALMLLPLLAFLVGVQAAFPPDPSGLVPTFSGLELLTGRGCFTHTVMYYGYYSNTTLSQSCASPRETGQDSLPYNMPLAYLFTVGAAFFITCITLVYSMSHSFGESYRVGSTKGIHALTVFCSWDYKVTQKRASRVQQDSICTQLKELLAEWQLRERPQSACGQLWQAAMLGLGWLLCLGTTMGCAAAVLTFSEVMIQRPDADGQGVELLALPLVVSVLNLGASYLFRGLATLERHDSPVLEVYMAICRSLILKMAVLGVLCYHWLGRRVAKLQAPCWEDFVGQELYRFLVVDFIFTLLDSLFGELVWRLISEKKLKRQKPEFDIARNVLDLIYGQTLTWLGVLFSPLLPAVQMLRLLLLFYVKKASLMANCQAPRRPWLASHMSTVFLTLLCFPSFLGAAVFLCYAVWQVKPSSTCGPFRTLNTMYEAGTVWVHRLERAGSGASWLPWLHHFLVENTFFLFLVSALLLAVIYLNIQVVKAQRKVICLLKEQIRNEGEDKVFLINKLHSVYEAGERRRRPGRTQEEPCNPSHHDPARRDLDLRSPQDTAVE, from the exons ATGGCGCAGCCCGCGGCTTTAGTCCTCGAAGTCCCGGAGGCCGCAGGGGACGCAGA CCTGGAGCTCAGCCCTTGCGAGGAGAGCGACGTGCACGACTCCTTCCACCGCCTCATTCAGGAGCAGAGCCTGCGGGTGGCCGAGGAGGGGCTGGAGCTGCTGCCCCGGGGGGCTGCAG GCAGAGGCCGCCAGACCCTCCCGAGGCCCGCAGGTGCCCCGGTCCACAGCTCGGCCACTCTCCGCGTCCTGGCCAGCATGCCGAGCCGCACCATCG GTCGCAGCCGAGGGGCCATCATCTCCCAGTACTACAACCGCACAGTGAGGCTCCGTCGGCGCAGGAACAGCCGGCCCCTGCTGGGGAATGTGGTCCGCTCTGCCCGTCCCAGCCTTCGTCTGTATGACCTGGAGCTGGACCACACCGTCATGGAGGAGGATG AGAAGCGGAGCCTGCTAGTGAAGGAGCTTCAAGGTCTGTCAATGGCCCAGCGAGACCACATGATCCGGAACATGCCCTTGAGCCTGGGTGAGAAGCGCTGGCTTCG AGAGAAAAGCTGGAGTCCAAAGGGAAAGCAACAGGGCCAGAAGGGCCGAGGTGGGACCTTCTCCTGCAGCAGACTCAGATACAGCTGCATTCTG GCTCTGCACAGCCTGGGACTGGTGTTGCTTTCAGGACTGTATGCAGCCAGGCCGTGGCGCTATGCTCTGAAGCAGATTGGCGGCCAGTTTGGTTCCAGTGTCCtctcctacttcctcttcctCAAGACCCTGTTGGCCTTCAATGCGCTGATGTTGCTGCCTCTGCTGGCCTTCCTCGTGGGTGTGCAGGCTGCCTTCCCACCTGACCCATCCGGCCTGGTCCCTACCTTCTCTGGTCTAGAACTCCTCACAGGCAGG GGCTGTTTCACACACACCGTCATGTACTACGGTTACTACAGCAACACCACGCTGAGCCAGTCATGCGCCTCCCCTCGAGAAACTGGCCAGGACAGCCTGCCCTATAACATGCCGCTGGCCTACCTCTTCACGGTGGGCGCCGCCTTCTTCATTACCTGCATCACTCTGGTGTACAG CATGTCCCACTCCTTTGGGGAGAGCTACCGGGTTGGCAGCACCAAAGGCATCCATGCTCTTACGGTCTTCTGCTCCTGGGACTACAAGGTGACTCAGAAGCGGGCCTCCCGTGTCCAGCAGGACAGCATCTGTACTCAGCTGAAG GAGCTGCTGGCTGAATGGCAACTTCGAGAGAGGCCCCAGAGCGCATGTGGGCAGCTGTGGCAGGCTGCCATGCTAGGCCTGGGATGGTTGCTGTGTCTGGGCACCACGATGGGCTGTGCAGCGGCTGTTCTTACCTTCTCAGAGGTCATGATTCAG AGACCGGATGCTGATGGCCAGGGGGTAGAGCTGCTGGCCCTACCCTTGGTGGTCAGTGTCCTTAATCTGGGTGCCTCCTACCTGTTCCGTGGTCTGGCCACTCTGGAGAGGCATGACTCCCCCGTGTTGGAAGTATACATGGCCATCTGTAG GAGTCTCATCCTGAAGATGGCTGTCCTGGGTGTGCTTTGTTATCACTGGCTGGGCCGCAGGGTGGCCAAGCTGCAGGCCCCGTGCTGGGAGGACTTTGTGGGCCAGGAACTGTACCGCTTTCTGGTTGTGGATTTCATCTTCACGCTCTTGGATTCCCTTTTTGGGGAGCTGGTATGGAG GCTCATCTCTGAGAAGAAGCTGAAGAGGCAGAAGCCTGAGTTTGACATTGCTCGGAATGTTCTGGACCTGATTTATGGGCAGACTCTGACTTG GCTGGGTGTCCTGTTCTCACCGCTCCTGCCTGCTGTGCAAATGCTCAGGCTGCTGCTCCTGTTCTATGTCAAGAAG GCAAGCCTGATGGCCAACTGCCAGGCTCCTCGCCGCCCCTGGCTGGCGTCACACATGAGCACCGTCTTCCTCACGCTGCTCTGCTTCCCGTCATTCCTGGGCGCCGCTGTTTTCCTCTGCTATGCTGTCTGGCA GGTGAAACCCTCAAGCACTTGTGGCCCCTTCAGGACTCTGAACACCATGTACGAGGCAGGCACCGTCTGGGTGCATCGTCTGGAGCGTGCCGGCTCTGGGGCCTCCTGGCTGCCCTGGCTGCACCACTTCCTGGTGGAGAacaccttcttccttttcctggtGTCAGCCTTGCTGCT GGCCGTCATCTACCTCAACATCCAGGTGGTGAAAGCGCAGCGAAAGGTCATCTGTCTGCTCAAGGAACAGATCCGGAAT GAGGGCGAGGACAAGGTCTTCCTCATCAACAAGCTTCACTCTGTTTACGAGGCGGGGGAGCGGAGGCGCAG GCCTGGCAGAACCCAGGAGGAACCTTGTAACCCCAGTCACCATGACCCTGCACGCAGAGACCTGGACCTGAGGTCCCCACAGGACACAGCCGTAGAGTGA